The following are from one region of the Actinopolyspora halophila DSM 43834 genome:
- a CDS encoding helix-turn-helix domain-containing protein, which yields MSIKVMTWVWDNSPTKGTELLMLLAIADNAADDGANAFPSVSTLARKTRLDERTVQRILRKLSDQGQLHIDKRGGREANRYTVLMGQQSAPPANCHPRQNATGGTAAAPGVAQLRHPTPGTAAPPEPPGTVLEPSPAPHVAEAARKEEESTDIDAVLDGLGQSWPLTPPQRKRIAPKVVQALAAGWSTQRLTHYLGANPEGVKSPAAVLAARLDDLPEAVTEEPTSHRPDWCGNCDEPSRTVERTDGRWSRCPQCHPGNADRGSGRPKPPSTHRPEPSTPTDQETGRSTSSVSHAQ from the coding sequence ATGAGCATCAAGGTCATGACCTGGGTCTGGGACAACTCCCCGACCAAGGGGACGGAGCTGCTGATGTTGCTGGCCATTGCCGACAACGCCGCCGACGACGGCGCGAACGCCTTCCCATCGGTCAGCACGCTCGCCCGCAAGACCCGGCTGGACGAGCGCACGGTGCAACGCATCCTGCGCAAACTCTCCGACCAGGGACAACTGCACATCGACAAGCGCGGCGGGCGGGAGGCCAACCGCTACACCGTCCTGATGGGACAGCAGTCCGCACCCCCGGCGAATTGCCACCCCCGGCAAAACGCCACCGGTGGCACCGCTGCCGCCCCAGGGGTGGCGCAGCTGCGTCACCCCACCCCCGGCACAGCTGCGCCGCCCGAACCCCCCGGAACCGTCCTGGAACCGTCCCCCGCCCCGCACGTGGCGGAAGCCGCGCGGAAGGAGGAGGAAAGCACCGACATCGACGCCGTACTGGACGGGCTCGGCCAGTCGTGGCCGCTGACGCCGCCACAGCGCAAGCGGATCGCTCCGAAAGTGGTCCAGGCGCTGGCCGCCGGTTGGTCCACCCAGCGGCTCACGCACTACCTCGGCGCGAACCCGGAAGGCGTGAAGTCACCGGCCGCCGTGCTCGCAGCGCGGCTCGACGATCTGCCCGAAGCAGTCACGGAGGAGCCGACGTCACATCGGCCGGACTGGTGCGGGAACTGCGACGAGCCCAGCCGGACGGTCGAACGCACGGACGGCCGCTGGTCGCGCTGCCCGCAGTGCCATCCGGGCAACGCCGATCGCGGCTCGGGGCGGCCGAAGCCGCCAAGCACCCACCGCCCCGAGCCGTCCACCCCAACCGATCAGGAAACCGGAAGGAGTACTTCCAGTGTCTCGCACGCTCAATGA
- a CDS encoding DUF3307 domain-containing protein encodes MIAAGTETALTFAVTLPSLLVAHHVADHWVQTSHQAGTKGLPGRSGRSACAAHVAGYTAVTAGFVGLLWTLFGLPVTPAGFVTGQLVSALTHYWADRRWTLHRLATAVGRGGFYALGSPREGKDDNPSLGTGAYVLDQSWHWLWLFVAALLTAFV; translated from the coding sequence GTGATCGCGGCCGGTACGGAGACGGCGCTGACGTTCGCGGTGACCCTCCCGTCGCTGCTGGTGGCCCACCACGTGGCCGACCACTGGGTGCAGACCTCGCACCAGGCCGGCACCAAAGGACTGCCGGGCCGATCCGGCCGCTCGGCCTGCGCCGCGCACGTGGCCGGCTACACCGCGGTGACCGCGGGATTCGTCGGTCTGCTGTGGACGCTGTTCGGGCTCCCGGTAACTCCCGCCGGGTTCGTGACGGGGCAGCTGGTTTCCGCACTCACCCACTACTGGGCGGACCGTCGCTGGACCCTGCACCGACTCGCCACGGCCGTGGGGCGGGGAGGTTTCTACGCGCTCGGGTCGCCCCGGGAAGGCAAGGACGACAACCCCTCGCTGGGCACCGGAGCCTACGTGCTCGACCAGTCCTGGCACTGGCTGTGGCTGTTCGTCGCCGCCCTGCTGACGGCATTCGTGTGA
- a CDS encoding helix-turn-helix domain-containing protein, with the protein MFNARSGADAEEPRFYSVEQVAGLFGVSAMTLYRAIGNHEFPAIRIRGRLIVPAKAIDAMVEAALERNTAVDATEFATGAAA; encoded by the coding sequence ATGTTCAACGCACGGAGCGGAGCGGACGCCGAGGAGCCCCGCTTCTACAGCGTCGAGCAGGTGGCCGGACTCTTCGGGGTGTCCGCGATGACGCTGTACCGCGCCATCGGCAACCACGAGTTCCCCGCCATCCGCATCCGCGGCAGGCTGATCGTCCCGGCGAAGGCCATCGACGCCATGGTCGAGGCCGCGCTCGAGCGCAACACCGCCGTCGACGCCACCGAGTTCGCCACGGGAGCGGCGGCGTGA
- a CDS encoding helix-turn-helix domain-containing protein, translating to MEDDWAAVAEAISNRLRELGLTQLEVAARSKVSPATIRELQYNKMPRRRNPRTLEALSEALDWPSDYLGKVLTGTAAQPYAEEANDPVLRKLDDVLEQLQELRNRVDAVERRQAGGAEQS from the coding sequence GTGGAGGACGACTGGGCCGCTGTGGCGGAGGCGATCTCGAACCGCCTGCGTGAGCTGGGGCTGACCCAGTTGGAAGTCGCGGCCAGGTCCAAGGTTTCGCCGGCCACCATCCGCGAGCTGCAGTACAATAAGATGCCGCGCCGCCGGAACCCGCGAACCCTCGAAGCGCTGTCCGAGGCGCTGGACTGGCCTTCCGACTACCTGGGCAAGGTGCTCACCGGAACCGCCGCGCAGCCGTACGCCGAAGAGGCGAACGACCCGGTGCTGCGCAAGCTCGACGACGTACTCGAACAGCTCCAGGAGCTCAGGAACCGTGTCGATGCCGTCGAGCGGCGCCAAGCCGGCGGAGCCGAGCAGTCCTGA
- a CDS encoding helix-turn-helix domain-containing protein translates to MVTEGPIGERIRIYRRRRGLSQRQLAELVARSESWLSQVERGIRSVDRLSVLIDIARVLKTDVETLAGHRFALAPNGQPELDGLEEIRSALSAYPGLGVSAVSAGNLDEITRMTGEVHRRYQSADYGAAAGILPSLVTSVDAIVAETGGDERRRALSVQNQVYIAAAKLVTKIGDGQLAWVAADRAVTAAMRAEAPTLGAGAAYQVACAFLKLDQLDRAEHVAMTTAEQLDDDGPLGVSYQGALFLIGSVIAGRRSDHAEATDRLRRAQYLADALGEDGNYGWTAFGPTNVAIHRVSAAAELGDAKHAITLAEGIDTQGLPEGLSSRRAQVHIDTAWAYSQHREDAAVVVNLMEAERVAPQALRYNVIVRELLREMLKRERRSATPGLRPLAQRAGVLS, encoded by the coding sequence ATGGTGACCGAAGGGCCGATAGGCGAGCGCATTCGCATCTACCGTCGCAGGCGTGGGCTGAGCCAGCGCCAGCTGGCCGAGCTGGTGGCCCGCTCGGAGTCGTGGTTGTCGCAGGTGGAGCGGGGCATCCGGTCGGTGGACCGGTTGTCGGTGCTCATCGACATCGCGCGGGTGCTCAAGACCGATGTGGAAACGTTGGCCGGGCACCGGTTCGCCCTGGCGCCGAACGGCCAGCCCGAGCTGGACGGCCTGGAGGAGATCCGCTCGGCGTTGAGCGCCTACCCGGGGTTGGGCGTGTCCGCGGTGTCGGCGGGGAACCTGGACGAGATCACCCGGATGACCGGTGAAGTGCACCGGCGGTACCAGTCGGCCGACTACGGGGCGGCGGCCGGGATCCTGCCGAGCCTGGTCACCAGCGTTGACGCGATCGTAGCGGAGACAGGTGGGGACGAGCGGCGCCGGGCGTTGTCGGTGCAGAACCAGGTGTACATCGCGGCGGCGAAGCTGGTCACCAAGATCGGTGACGGGCAGTTGGCCTGGGTCGCCGCCGACCGGGCGGTGACGGCCGCGATGCGGGCCGAAGCACCCACGTTGGGGGCCGGTGCGGCGTATCAGGTGGCGTGCGCGTTCCTGAAGCTCGACCAGCTCGATCGGGCCGAGCACGTGGCCATGACCACTGCCGAGCAGTTGGACGACGACGGTCCGCTGGGGGTGTCGTATCAGGGCGCGCTGTTCTTGATCGGCTCGGTCATCGCCGGACGTCGCAGCGATCACGCCGAGGCCACCGACCGGTTGCGGCGGGCGCAGTACCTGGCCGATGCGCTGGGGGAGGACGGCAACTACGGTTGGACCGCCTTCGGGCCGACCAATGTGGCCATCCACCGGGTGTCGGCCGCGGCCGAGCTGGGGGACGCCAAGCACGCGATCACGCTGGCCGAGGGCATCGACACCCAGGGACTGCCGGAGGGGTTGAGCAGCCGGCGGGCGCAGGTGCACATCGACACGGCCTGGGCGTATTCGCAGCACCGTGAGGACGCTGCGGTGGTGGTGAACCTGATGGAGGCCGAGCGGGTGGCGCCGCAGGCGTTGCGCTACAACGTGATCGTGCGGGAGCTGCTGCGCGAGATGCTCAAGCGGGAGCGCCGGTCGGCCACGCCGGGGTTGCGGCCGCTGGCGCAGCGGGCGGGGGTGCTGTCATGA
- a CDS encoding flavoprotein, translating into MTTEDGPVVYLVGTAAPPVRELAEPVGLLRRAGWDVCVVLTPTAAEWVDGEELAERSGRPVRVRPRMPSEQDPLPKADAVLVAPVTFNSLNKIAAGISDTLAVSLVNELLAGEVPITLAPCVKPVLRRHPAYPANIRLLADAGVRLLDPDSLTSRGVDGLATFDWNTAITEFLRAE; encoded by the coding sequence ATGACCACCGAGGACGGGCCGGTGGTGTATCTGGTCGGTACCGCTGCGCCGCCGGTGCGGGAGCTGGCCGAACCGGTCGGGCTGCTGCGCCGGGCGGGTTGGGACGTGTGCGTGGTGCTGACTCCCACCGCCGCGGAGTGGGTCGACGGGGAGGAGCTCGCCGAGCGGTCCGGTCGGCCGGTGCGTGTGCGCCCCAGGATGCCCAGCGAGCAGGACCCGCTGCCGAAGGCCGATGCTGTGCTGGTCGCGCCGGTGACGTTCAACAGCCTCAACAAGATCGCCGCGGGGATTAGTGACACCCTGGCGGTCAGCCTGGTCAACGAGCTGCTGGCCGGCGAGGTGCCCATCACCCTGGCGCCCTGCGTGAAGCCCGTGCTGCGCCGGCACCCCGCTTACCCGGCCAATATCCGGCTGCTGGCCGATGCCGGCGTGCGCCTGCTCGATCCGGACAGTCTCACCAGCCGAGGTGTCGACGGCTTGGCCACCTTCGACTGGAACACGGCAATCACCGAGTTCCTGCGCGCCGAATGA
- the cas2 gene encoding CRISPR-associated endonuclease Cas2 encodes MDCELTVELLITYDVDTTTTEGRRRLRHVAKACEAYGSRVQKSVFEVVCRPSDWMHMKQRLSEIIDPHEDSIRIYSMDRGSFASAEHLGQSPPAPHDTPLVF; translated from the coding sequence GTGGATTGCGAGCTGACCGTGGAACTGCTGATCACCTACGACGTGGACACAACCACAACGGAGGGACGTCGTCGGCTCAGGCACGTGGCCAAGGCGTGTGAGGCATACGGGAGCCGCGTGCAGAAGTCCGTGTTCGAGGTCGTGTGCCGCCCTTCCGACTGGATGCACATGAAGCAGCGACTCAGCGAGATCATCGATCCGCACGAGGACAGCATCCGCATCTACTCCATGGACAGAGGAAGCTTCGCATCGGCCGAGCACTTGGGGCAGTCACCACCGGCACCGCACGATACGCCGCTGGTGTTCTGA
- the cas1 gene encoding CRISPR-associated endonuclease Cas1 has translation MTEVLKTLFLTTPGTSLHLEGDTVRIHHPEKPGRNVLPLVRIDQFVVWRGVEVSNELMHRCAKDSRGITWLSRNGRFLHRTTGPQNGNPMVRLEQVRAHDDESRRLELAKTFLASKIQNYRQLLLRTARDAADERKEKLREIAQRHADSLETLSVSSSVSEVLGVEGKAGQDYFQEGMPKLAPGVFPGRNRRPPKDTFNCLLSFGYGMLRVAVEGALEQVGLDPYIGYLHGVRSGQPSLALDLMEEFRAMLVDRLVATLYNRGQVKSAHTESLPSGEVRLTDEGRTMFLEQWSKARERSWRHSELKRDVPAGTLPLIQARFLARHLRGDQPSYTPWIAS, from the coding sequence ATGACTGAAGTGCTGAAAACGTTGTTCCTGACCACGCCGGGAACGAGTCTTCACCTGGAGGGGGACACCGTCCGGATACACCACCCGGAAAAACCGGGGCGGAACGTGCTGCCACTGGTACGGATCGATCAGTTCGTGGTCTGGCGAGGCGTGGAGGTCAGCAACGAGCTGATGCATCGTTGCGCCAAGGACTCCAGGGGAATCACGTGGCTGAGCCGCAACGGACGCTTCCTGCACCGTACGACAGGACCGCAGAACGGGAATCCGATGGTGCGGCTCGAACAGGTCAGGGCCCACGACGACGAGTCCCGTCGGCTGGAACTGGCAAAGACCTTCCTGGCGAGCAAGATCCAGAACTATCGACAACTACTGCTGCGCACTGCTCGCGACGCCGCGGACGAGCGGAAGGAGAAGCTCCGCGAAATCGCGCAGCGGCACGCGGACTCGCTGGAGACCCTCTCGGTCAGTTCCTCCGTCAGTGAGGTCCTCGGTGTCGAGGGTAAAGCGGGGCAGGACTACTTCCAGGAAGGCATGCCGAAGCTCGCCCCCGGTGTCTTTCCGGGACGTAACAGGAGGCCCCCGAAGGACACGTTCAACTGCCTGCTCTCATTCGGGTACGGCATGCTGCGGGTCGCGGTCGAGGGGGCTTTGGAACAAGTGGGGCTCGATCCCTACATCGGCTACCTGCACGGAGTGCGTTCCGGTCAGCCCTCACTCGCGTTGGACCTGATGGAGGAGTTCCGCGCCATGCTCGTCGACCGCCTGGTGGCGACCCTCTACAACCGTGGGCAGGTGAAGTCAGCGCACACCGAGAGCCTGCCCAGCGGGGAGGTTCGGTTGACCGATGAGGGACGCACCATGTTCCTCGAGCAGTGGTCGAAAGCTCGGGAGCGCTCCTGGAGGCACAGCGAGTTGAAACGCGACGTGCCCGCGGGCACGCTCCCGCTGATCCAGGCACGTTTCCTCGCGCGCCATCTGCGCGGGGACCAACCGAGCTACACCCCGTGGATTGCGAGCTGA
- the cas4 gene encoding CRISPR-associated protein Cas4, with translation MYPAERADEPAWSSIPIAAIEHYAYCPRQAALIHLERYFEDSAETARGQIAHEAVDRGDSRTSRSGQRRWTALPVWDDVLGIHGICDVVEFGAEGPIPVEHKSGSYRSGSAADLQVAAQAVCLRGMFDTAVPKGIVFAGKHRRRYEVTVDDSLENRLRDTVSELREMLRSEVVPEAVNDSRCDRCSLRAGCMPEANVRPSASLFTPLPLGDWDD, from the coding sequence ATGTACCCGGCGGAAAGAGCGGACGAACCCGCGTGGTCGAGCATTCCGATCGCCGCGATCGAGCACTACGCCTACTGCCCCAGGCAGGCCGCTCTGATTCACCTCGAACGCTACTTCGAGGACAGCGCGGAGACGGCTCGAGGGCAGATCGCCCACGAGGCCGTCGACCGCGGTGATTCGAGAACCAGCAGGTCCGGGCAGCGACGTTGGACCGCTCTTCCGGTGTGGGACGACGTCCTCGGGATTCACGGCATCTGCGACGTGGTGGAGTTCGGAGCCGAGGGGCCGATTCCGGTCGAACACAAGTCCGGCAGCTACCGCTCCGGAAGCGCGGCGGATCTGCAGGTCGCCGCGCAGGCCGTGTGCCTGCGCGGCATGTTCGACACCGCCGTGCCGAAAGGGATCGTCTTCGCGGGCAAGCACCGACGGCGTTACGAGGTGACTGTCGACGACTCGCTCGAGAATCGGCTGCGCGACACCGTCAGCGAACTGCGCGAAATGCTTCGGTCCGAAGTGGTTCCCGAGGCGGTCAACGACTCGCGATGCGATCGGTGCTCGTTGCGTGCGGGGTGCATGCCGGAAGCGAACGTCCGGCCTTCCGCCTCGTTGTTCACACCACTACCCCTGGGGGACTGGGATGACTGA
- the cas7c gene encoding type I-C CRISPR-associated protein Cas7/Csd2 — protein sequence MAIEPHLDPTVRHDMVFLFDVADGNPNGDPDFDNRPRMDEETGHGLVTDVAIKRKVRDSLPMAAQGTDNEERYGIFVEAGHALNTKLGASKTETGLDKKKSLTDEDRKTARSWLTERYADMRLFGAVLNTGTTKDLGQIYGPVQVTNARSVDPVMPQHHAITRITQTKQEDIDRGETTEMGGKWTVPYALYRAEIYYSASRGQQTGMDSTDLELFYRTLAMMFDHDRSSARGTMTARGLYVFSHDNAFGSAPAHTLLNRVDVSSAAEAGKTPRGFGDYSVSVADDDLPRGVTMTKVVA from the coding sequence ATGGCCATCGAACCGCACCTCGACCCGACCGTGCGCCACGACATGGTGTTCCTCTTCGACGTCGCCGACGGGAACCCCAACGGCGACCCCGATTTCGACAACCGGCCTCGCATGGACGAGGAAACCGGGCACGGCCTGGTCACCGACGTGGCGATCAAGCGCAAGGTGCGCGACAGCCTGCCCATGGCCGCCCAGGGCACCGACAACGAAGAACGTTACGGCATCTTCGTCGAAGCCGGTCATGCGCTGAACACCAAGCTGGGCGCTTCCAAGACCGAGACCGGTTTGGACAAGAAGAAGTCCCTCACCGACGAGGACCGGAAAACGGCGCGTTCCTGGTTGACCGAGCGCTACGCGGACATGCGCCTGTTCGGGGCCGTGCTCAACACCGGGACCACCAAGGACCTCGGCCAGATCTACGGCCCGGTGCAGGTAACCAATGCCCGGAGCGTTGATCCGGTGATGCCACAGCACCACGCCATAACCCGCATCACCCAGACCAAGCAGGAGGACATCGATAGGGGCGAGACCACTGAGATGGGCGGCAAGTGGACCGTTCCCTACGCCCTCTACCGTGCCGAGATCTACTACTCAGCCAGCCGCGGCCAGCAGACCGGTATGGACAGCACGGACCTGGAGCTGTTCTACCGCACGCTGGCCATGATGTTCGATCACGATCGCTCCTCCGCGCGCGGAACCATGACGGCCCGTGGGCTGTACGTGTTCAGCCATGACAACGCGTTCGGCAGCGCCCCCGCGCACACCCTGCTCAACAGGGTGGATGTCTCCTCGGCCGCGGAAGCCGGGAAGACGCCTCGTGGTTTCGGGGACTACTCCGTCAGCGTGGCCGATGACGACCTGCCGCGCGGAGTGACGATGACCAAGGTCGTCGCCTGA
- the cas8c gene encoding type I-C CRISPR-associated protein Cas8c/Csd1 — MLLQRLVEYAKQHTTTQPFHRRREFRWQLALYSENHREPRLASLVDPDDKKSRGPAHLTPAVTRTVGVAPQLGADDVQYVLGWGDDNTDPERVSQCHEAFVRLIEAWANSAADTDDAARVVREFYANGGVDELAVPQEPYTAKQGVLITVDEVPIIEHESLRRFWVQEVARRKSGGNEGLCLVCGHHAPLAETIPGKLAKRLVPGAGNDPALVSVNEMVFGYGLTKGLRNTPICFDCGDAVNTGLTHLLDSEHVVRFPRQDSAMAWWALGEPDDDFLSAMSTRPNADSVTRLISRMHNGQLGAADKRAEEFSGDRFCSVTLGGNSSRVVIRDWIDRPLEEVMINLARWYEDVLVTSRWEAGTVPSGYWSLVLATGKWDSERRTYADLTSNSARRPEHVQRDLLSSCLRGSPLPTSVLHHVLGRVAADGHLDVPRAALLRLALRRHPSKEVHMSPGLNENRTDTPYVSGRIFAHLEQIQYHASDGQLNATFGDRFLSSAIGNPTPAILAGEKLANSWLAKLRRRGDTRAKAYALGQKLSELHRLIDSGHSTTGYLSPDQQAMFLLGYHHQKAHDLDEGRKRKAEKEAGSEPETAN; from the coding sequence ATGCTGCTGCAACGCCTGGTCGAGTACGCGAAGCAACATACCACCACGCAACCCTTCCACCGACGGCGTGAGTTCCGCTGGCAACTCGCGTTGTACAGCGAGAACCACCGCGAGCCCCGGCTCGCTTCTCTCGTGGACCCGGATGACAAGAAGTCGCGCGGCCCCGCGCATCTGACTCCGGCCGTGACCCGCACCGTCGGCGTAGCACCGCAACTGGGCGCCGACGACGTGCAGTACGTCCTCGGATGGGGCGACGACAATACCGACCCCGAACGGGTGAGCCAGTGCCACGAGGCCTTCGTACGACTCATCGAGGCGTGGGCGAACAGCGCGGCCGACACGGACGACGCCGCCCGTGTCGTGCGGGAGTTCTACGCCAACGGCGGCGTGGACGAGCTGGCGGTTCCGCAGGAGCCGTACACCGCGAAGCAGGGCGTGCTCATAACGGTTGACGAGGTTCCGATCATCGAGCACGAGTCGCTGCGCCGGTTCTGGGTGCAGGAGGTGGCCCGCCGCAAGAGCGGAGGCAACGAGGGGCTTTGCCTGGTGTGCGGCCATCACGCCCCGCTGGCCGAGACCATCCCCGGCAAACTGGCCAAACGGCTCGTCCCCGGAGCGGGTAACGATCCTGCTCTGGTCAGCGTGAACGAGATGGTGTTCGGCTACGGACTGACGAAGGGGCTGCGCAACACGCCGATCTGCTTCGACTGCGGCGACGCGGTCAACACCGGCCTCACCCACCTGCTCGACTCCGAGCACGTCGTGCGCTTTCCGCGGCAGGACAGCGCCATGGCGTGGTGGGCGTTGGGAGAGCCCGACGACGACTTCCTGTCGGCGATGTCGACTCGGCCCAACGCCGACTCGGTCACCAGGTTGATCAGCCGGATGCACAACGGGCAGCTCGGTGCTGCCGACAAGCGTGCCGAGGAGTTCTCGGGTGACCGGTTCTGCTCGGTCACGCTGGGCGGCAACTCCTCGCGGGTGGTGATCCGCGACTGGATCGACAGACCACTCGAGGAGGTCATGATCAACCTAGCCCGGTGGTACGAGGACGTCCTCGTGACTTCCCGCTGGGAAGCGGGGACGGTGCCCAGCGGCTACTGGAGCTTGGTGCTGGCTACCGGCAAGTGGGACTCGGAACGCAGGACGTATGCCGACCTGACCTCGAACTCAGCCCGCCGTCCCGAGCACGTGCAGCGTGACCTGTTGAGCAGCTGCCTACGGGGCAGCCCGCTGCCCACCTCGGTGCTGCACCACGTGCTGGGGCGCGTCGCCGCGGACGGTCACCTCGATGTTCCGCGAGCAGCGCTGCTGCGCCTGGCGCTGCGTCGTCATCCTTCCAAGGAGGTTCACATGTCACCAGGTCTGAACGAGAACCGCACGGACACGCCGTACGTGTCCGGCAGGATCTTCGCCCATCTCGAACAGATCCAGTACCACGCCAGCGACGGGCAGCTGAACGCCACTTTCGGCGACCGATTCCTGTCCTCGGCGATCGGGAATCCGACGCCGGCCATCCTCGCCGGTGAGAAGCTCGCCAATTCGTGGCTGGCCAAGCTGCGGCGTCGCGGGGACACCAGGGCCAAGGCCTACGCGCTCGGGCAGAAGTTGTCCGAGCTTCACAGGCTGATCGATTCGGGGCACAGCACGACCGGATACCTCTCGCCCGATCAGCAGGCGATGTTCCTGCTGGGCTACCACCACCAGAAGGCTCACGACTTGGACGAAGGCCGCAAGCGCAAAGCCGAGAAGGAAGCGGGCTCGGAGCCTGAGACCGCGAACTGA
- the cas5c gene encoding type I-C CRISPR-associated protein Cas5c, with translation MNRELPKSPEGAPPLTVQVWGRGALFTRPELKVERVTYPVMTPTAAIGVLEAIFWKPEFGWRPVAIDVLEPIHQFTQKRNETTDLVMLEDAVKHETTVDSPGNRTQRNSICLRDVAYRIHAHVELREHATKPEAAYRDQFRRRVERGQCFHQPYLGTREFSAHFGPADDSEPQPITDDLGIMLHSVHYGEKSPSFSWFTARLESGRMHIPRTGINTDAPVEA, from the coding sequence TTGAATCGGGAACTGCCGAAATCTCCCGAAGGCGCCCCACCCCTGACCGTTCAGGTCTGGGGCCGGGGGGCGCTGTTCACCCGTCCGGAACTCAAGGTGGAGCGGGTCACCTACCCCGTGATGACACCGACCGCCGCCATCGGTGTGCTCGAAGCGATCTTCTGGAAACCGGAATTCGGTTGGCGGCCGGTGGCCATCGACGTGCTCGAGCCGATCCACCAGTTCACCCAGAAACGCAACGAGACCACCGACCTGGTCATGCTGGAGGACGCGGTCAAGCACGAGACCACGGTGGACTCACCGGGCAACCGGACCCAGCGGAACTCGATATGCCTGCGCGACGTGGCATACCGCATCCACGCCCACGTGGAGCTCCGGGAGCACGCCACGAAACCCGAAGCGGCTTACCGTGACCAGTTCCGGCGGCGGGTGGAACGCGGCCAGTGCTTCCACCAGCCCTACCTCGGGACGCGCGAGTTCAGCGCGCACTTCGGCCCCGCGGACGACAGCGAACCGCAGCCGATCACCGACGACCTCGGGATCATGCTGCACAGCGTGCACTACGGCGAGAAGTCCCCGTCGTTCTCCTGGTTCACCGCCAGGCTGGAATCCGGCCGGATGCACATCCCCCGCACCGGCATCAACACCGATGCTCCGGTGGAGGCGTAA